The following nucleotide sequence is from Corynebacterium hindlerae.
CGACCGCCCGGAATTGCACCGGATTCTTGAACTTCCCACGGCCAATGCGTGTGGCGTTCCCCTCATGGTACGTGATTGCTATTCCTCGACCTGGTATCGGCGGTGGCGAAGCTCACGTTCCGCACCAGTTAAAGGGGAGCCGGTGAAAGGAAGCAAGGAAAGATCAATGTCAGCGACAACACCGAGCACTAGCCTTATCGACGCCGCTGCTGCCGCTGGCGGTAGCCCAATCGAGTGCGCAAAGTCTAACCAATCCTGGCGCTTCAAGTCCTTAGTTTTTCCATTGACGGGCAACGCCATCGTGAAATCTCGGTAGAACGCTGTGCACGGCACGTCGTACATAGGAGCAACATCCCAACGGCCATCCTGCTGGAGGATCGAAACGTTTTTGGCGTGCGATGTCCGGTCCGGAATATTTGGGTGAGTACTCAAATACAACTTCGCCAGCCTCTGTGCGACGGAGATGTCCTGCAAACACCCCGTTTTTACACATCTGCGACAGAAACAAACTTCAGTTCATCCACATGGATCACTGGAGTATCTCGATTCTGAGACCAAGAGTGTTAAGTACTGTTAAGACTGCTCCAATGCTGGGCGTTCCTGTCCCTTTTTCGATGTCGCGAAGGGTCCGGTCCGAAATGCCGGTCATTTCCGCGAGTTGCTGTTGGGTGAGCATATAGCGCTTGCGCATGTCTCGTATCGCTTGGCCGATAGATGTGGCTTCAGGGGAACTAAGATCTGCCATGTCGGCAATATATTTCCGAATTAGTGCAGCCTCTCCAGCAACCACTCCATCTGCTGCGGCACCGAAAGATAGTACGGGAGGAAGTGGTTGAGGGAGGTCCTACCGGGAAGTCGGACCAACCGTGATTCGGTATAGGACACAGCACCTCCCAAAGCCGACCACCTATCCCGCAGCCGTTGCACCTGTTCCACGGGGATCACGTCGTCGTTGCGGGAACCCCACAGTCTCACCGGCATCGCCGGAGGGCAGTGCCCTAATTCCTGTCGCTCGAGCGCCGCGCGCACCAGCGGAATCTCGCTGACCACCTCGGAAAACGATCTGCCGTCTACGGTCCACTTACGGGTGTGTTCCCACCCACTGGCCAGGACTGTTCCGCCCGCGCAGGTGCCGATATTGGCAAGTACTTGGCGCCGACCATGCTCGTTGAGCAGGGGCCATAGGATTTCCCAGAGCTCGGGAGTTTCTGCCATCAGCCCCATGAACGAATAGGCCAACGTTCCCACCACAAGGGAACCGTCAACGTGGGACATGACGTCGAGAAGCGTGCTCGGTGGGGCGCCCACCACTGCCGCGCGCGCCGGGAGCTGCGGGTTTTCCACGCACCACCCCACTGCCCCGGTGCCTTGGGAAAATCCCCACAATCCGATCTGCTGCGTATCGGAAATGCCTAGCGTCCGGGAAGCGCGCAGCGCGTCATAGAGTGATTGACCAGCGGCGATGTGGTCGACGTAATACTGGATAGCGGCGTCGGGATCACGCGGGTAATCGATAAACACCACGTCGCAGCCTTGGCGTAGGAACGCGAGCATGACAGGTAGTTCGTAAGCCATGATGGCGTCGCGCGGTTTGTCCAGAAACACCTTGAGGCCGATGGCGCAGCTGTGGGACGGGTCGCAGTGCTGCGCCACACCCTGAGTGGACGGGGCGAACCCGATGACCGGGCGCTCACCATATGGCCAGGAGGCGGCTGAGCGGATCAGCCCGC
It contains:
- a CDS encoding helix-turn-helix domain-containing protein, encoding MADLSSPEATSIGQAIRDMRKRYMLTQQQLAEMTGISDRTLRDIEKGTGTPSIGAVLTVLNTLGLRIEILQ
- a CDS encoding lipase family protein, producing MRLRRYRLSDVQLLAHVSAPLRRDFIRFLLRRQPVRRTIIDDVKVPNFGGSERVFGMAPGTVTEVGPLRFLGAREQAQRFEYVTTDSHGRQLTATGGLIRSAASWPYGERPVIGFAPSTQGVAQHCDPSHSCAIGLKVFLDKPRDAIMAYELPVMLAFLRQGCDVVFIDYPRDPDAAIQYYVDHIAAGQSLYDALRASRTLGISDTQQIGLWGFSQGTGAVGWCVENPQLPARAAVVGAPPSTLLDVMSHVDGSLVVGTLAYSFMGLMAETPELWEILWPLLNEHGRRQVLANIGTCAGGTVLASGWEHTRKWTVDGRSFSEVVSEIPLVRAALERQELGHCPPAMPVRLWGSRNDDVIPVEQVQRLRDRWSALGGAVSYTESRLVRLPGRTSLNHFLPYYLSVPQQMEWLLERLH
- a CDS encoding HipA domain-containing protein encodes the protein MSTHPNIPDRTSHAKNVSILQQDGRWDVAPMYDVPCTAFYRDFTMALPVNGKTKDLKRQDWLDFAHSIGLPPAAAAASIRLVLGVVADIDLSLLPFTGSPLTGAERELRHRRYQVEE